In the Setaria italica strain Yugu1 chromosome VI, Setaria_italica_v2.0, whole genome shotgun sequence genome, one interval contains:
- the LOC101765183 gene encoding glycolipid transfer protein 2 isoform X1 — protein MERKRKEMEKAKSGLRLAMEELCLCSPGDVEEKQEQVQPRSSTMDLLSVSKQLLHVLDEIGPTLLVLRQDIQQNIQRLQDLHERDSSKYVSLTAIVTEEVEQETAKKTKSCTRAIIWLSRSISFSKYLLERLLKAPELSLREIVEEAYASTLKPWHGWISSAAYKVAMKLVPEREVLIALLMGNCQDFEDLAEDAKMLTYAVQPMLEEIDAISVRVLNFTSVYYQDKSCNERSEFLAHTCSIYMCGLQAKHNLDKMKSS, from the exons ATGGAGAGGAAAAGaaaggagatggagaaggcCAAGTCTGGGCTGAGGCTGGCCATGGAGGAGCTCTGTTTATGCAGTCCAGGAGAtgtggaggagaagcaggagcaggtgcagcCAAGGTCATCCACCATGGACCTCCTCTCTGTCTCCAAGCAGCTCCTCCATGTCCTTG ATGAGATTGGACCAACGTTGCTAGTCCTGAGGCAAGACATTCAGCAAAACATTCAG AGATTACAAGATCTGCATGAAAGAGACTCTTCCAAATATGTGAGCTTGACGGCGATAGTTACAGAGGAAGTGGAGCAAGAGACAGCAAAGAAGACCAAAAGCTGCACCAGAGCTATCATCTGGTTGTCTAG GTCGATAAGTTTCTCAAAATATTTACTGGAGAGGCTGCTGAAAGCCCCAGAATTGAGCCTGAGAGAGATTGTGGAAGAAGCCTATGCTAGTACTCTAAAGCCATGGCATGGTTGGATCTCATCGGCTGCTTATAAG GTAGCAATGAAGCTCGTCCCAGAAAGAGAAGTTCTCATAGCGCTGCTGATGGGTAACTGTCAAGACTTTGAGGATCTTGCGGAAGATGCGAAAATGTTGACCTATGCTGTCCAGCCCATGTTAGAGGAGATCGATGCAATCTCGGTCAGAGTTTTGAACTTCACATCTGTCTATTAccaagataaaagttgcaatgaAAGATCAGAATTTCTTGCTCATACATGCAGTATATATATGTGTGGTTTGCAGGCTAAACACAACTTGGACAAGATGAAATCCTCTTAG
- the LOC101765183 gene encoding glycolipid transfer protein 2 isoform X2: protein MERKRKEMEKAKSGLRLAMEELCLCSPGDVEEKQEQVQPRSSTMDLLSVSKQLLHVLDEIGPTLLVLRQDIQQNIQRLQDLHERDSSKYVSLTAIVTEEVEQETAKKTKSCTRAIIWLSRSISFSKYLLERLLKAPELSLREIVEEAYASTLKPWHGWISSAAYKVAMKLVPEREVLIALLMGNCQDFEDLAEDAKMLTYAVQPMLEEIDAISAKHNLDKMKSS from the exons ATGGAGAGGAAAAGaaaggagatggagaaggcCAAGTCTGGGCTGAGGCTGGCCATGGAGGAGCTCTGTTTATGCAGTCCAGGAGAtgtggaggagaagcaggagcaggtgcagcCAAGGTCATCCACCATGGACCTCCTCTCTGTCTCCAAGCAGCTCCTCCATGTCCTTG ATGAGATTGGACCAACGTTGCTAGTCCTGAGGCAAGACATTCAGCAAAACATTCAG AGATTACAAGATCTGCATGAAAGAGACTCTTCCAAATATGTGAGCTTGACGGCGATAGTTACAGAGGAAGTGGAGCAAGAGACAGCAAAGAAGACCAAAAGCTGCACCAGAGCTATCATCTGGTTGTCTAG GTCGATAAGTTTCTCAAAATATTTACTGGAGAGGCTGCTGAAAGCCCCAGAATTGAGCCTGAGAGAGATTGTGGAAGAAGCCTATGCTAGTACTCTAAAGCCATGGCATGGTTGGATCTCATCGGCTGCTTATAAG GTAGCAATGAAGCTCGTCCCAGAAAGAGAAGTTCTCATAGCGCTGCTGATGGGTAACTGTCAAGACTTTGAGGATCTTGCGGAAGATGCGAAAATGTTGACCTATGCTGTCCAGCCCATGTTAGAGGAGATCGATGCAATCTCG GCTAAACACAACTTGGACAAGATGAAATCCTCTTAG
- the LOC101765183 gene encoding glycolipid transfer protein 2 isoform X3: MERKRKEMEKAKSGLRLAMEELCLCSPGDVEEKQEQVQPRSSTMDLLSVSKQLLHVLDEIGPTLLVLRQDIQQNIQRLQDLHERDSSKYVSLTAIVTEEVEQETAKKTKSCTRAIIWLSRSISFSKYLLERLLKAPELSLREIVEEAYASTLKPWHGWISSAAYKLSGSNEARPRKRSSHSAADG, from the exons ATGGAGAGGAAAAGaaaggagatggagaaggcCAAGTCTGGGCTGAGGCTGGCCATGGAGGAGCTCTGTTTATGCAGTCCAGGAGAtgtggaggagaagcaggagcaggtgcagcCAAGGTCATCCACCATGGACCTCCTCTCTGTCTCCAAGCAGCTCCTCCATGTCCTTG ATGAGATTGGACCAACGTTGCTAGTCCTGAGGCAAGACATTCAGCAAAACATTCAG AGATTACAAGATCTGCATGAAAGAGACTCTTCCAAATATGTGAGCTTGACGGCGATAGTTACAGAGGAAGTGGAGCAAGAGACAGCAAAGAAGACCAAAAGCTGCACCAGAGCTATCATCTGGTTGTCTAG GTCGATAAGTTTCTCAAAATATTTACTGGAGAGGCTGCTGAAAGCCCCAGAATTGAGCCTGAGAGAGATTGTGGAAGAAGCCTATGCTAGTACTCTAAAGCCATGGCATGGTTGGATCTCATCGGCTGCTTATAAG ttgtcAGGTAGCAATGAAGCTCGTCCCAGAAAGAGAAGTTCTCATAGCGCTGCTGATGGGTAA
- the LOC101764779 gene encoding TOM1-like protein 5, translated as MASEMVKAATSDKLKEMDWAKNIEICELVAQDPGKAKDVIKSIKKCIGGRSKSTQLHAVMLLEMLMNNCGEPIHRQVIDNGLLPILVKIVKKKTELPVREKIFLLLDATQTSLGGAKARFPQYYEAYYELVSAGVQFSNCPNVVVTRTEVPLPETRTEPNNESLSTRLNEAQQEVHAQPASDTSIVRKASSVMEVLRDVLNSMDPRHPEGATDEFVLDLVEQCTFQKQRIMHLVMTSRREALVSKAIELNEELHKVLVRHDALLSVQPTTAVASNPEEEEEEDAESLYRRLRKGKALSQDYTDDSVPSFRSIPDDKMRRPLTIQPPLPDKKLGALNIRSPDREEPRPELAPLIPPPPAKHAERERFFREKSIDGLASLPGHLRGLSQHSRDGSSSCSGSTDYGD; from the exons ATGGCATCGGAAATGGTGAAGGCGGCGACGAGCGACAAGCTCAAGGAGATGGATTGGGCAAAAAACATCGAAATCTGCGAGCTCGTGGCGCAGGATCCTGG AAAAGCTAAGGATGTGATCAAGTCTATAAAGAAGTGTATAGGGGGCAGGAGCAAGAGCACTCAACTCCACGCTGTTATG CTATTGGAGATGCTCATGAATAACTGTGGAGAGCCTATCCACAGGCAGGTCATTGATAATGGGCTTCTTCCGATACTTGTGAAGATAGTGAAGAAAAAG ACAGAATTACCAGTTCGAGAAAAAATCTTTCTTTTGCTAGATGCTACCCAAACATCCCTTGGTGGAGCTAAAGCAAGATTCCCTCAGTACTATGAGGCATACTATGAGCTGGTG TCTGCGGGTGTGCAATTTTCGAATTGCCCAAACGTTGTTGTCACGCGAACAGAAGTGCCACTCCCAGAAACGAGAACAGAACCAAATAATGAAAGTTTATCTACCCGATTGAATGAAGCTCAGCAGGAAGTGCATGCTCAGCCTGCTTCTGACACAAG TATAGTCCGGAAAGCCTCTAGTGTCATGGAAGTTTTAAGGGATGTGCTAAATTCTATGGATCCTAGACACCCTGAG GGAGCAACAGATGAATTTGTGTTGGATCTTGTCGAGCAATGTACATTTCAGAAGCAACGAATAATGCACCTTGTCATGACATCAAG GCGTGAAGCATTGGTATCAAAGGCTATAGAGCTAAATGAAGAACTACATAAGGTCCTTGTGCGGCATGATGCATTGCTTTCAGTTCAACCGACCACAGCAGTAGCTTCTAAtccggaggaagaggaggaagaagatgctgaAAGTCTCTATCGGAG ACTAAGGAAGGGGAAAGCTCTATCTCAAGATTACACAGATGATTCCGTGCCGTCATTCCGATCCATACCTGATGACAAGATGCGGCGGCCGTTGACCATCCAGCCTCCTCTCCCCGACAAGAAGCTGGGTGCACTGAACATCCGTTCACCGGACCGGGAGGAGCCGAGACCCGAACTTGCTCCActgatcccgccgccgcccgcgaagCACGCTGAAAGGGAGCGGTTCTTCCGAGAGAAGAGCATAGACGGCCTGGCCAGCCTGCCAGGCCACCTGAGGGGCCTGTCGCAGCACAGCCGGGACGGCAGCAGCTCGTGTAGCGGCAGCACTGATTACGGCGACTGA